The following are encoded together in the Malaya genurostris strain Urasoe2022 chromosome 3, Malgen_1.1, whole genome shotgun sequence genome:
- the LOC131436842 gene encoding BSD domain-containing protein 1-like, giving the protein MADKSSTGDKSPEMEATSPTGSASGSGSWWGSWLDSAKSRSASVLEAVKNDLTELTTVVKTEATSATEALGRSLSLSEPDSTVGAMKKSFSSFLGQVTEALVPSLEEEEEGEDVLITHEGADGLTGFHRHLAELQSLETTYLEEPADELSEKYKRWMEVVEQEQFTEPRLARHLASSMILNDQYCMLVPSRVAHMDFWKRYLFKKALLEDAIANADLADRKAKAAVASTETVAPSKVIVQTDQPKRTIEEDIIPDDIAWAEVPEFDASNIELSEEEQARLLEEYEQEIKEREKAVVSGHMEPVDEALLVQSDIEKTPQKKVITVTSKVAGGSTATKKVSSQPQSANSRNINQKNQQPQKAANAKNPSRVGNKQKTQIKPQKQEQQKELKMEKDHFTKDDVSSSNSDESWEKEFDLE; this is encoded by the exons ATGGCAGACAAAAG TTCGACTGGTGACAAAAGTCCAGAAATGGAAGCTACCAGTCCGACCGGAAGTGCTTCAGGTTCCGGTAGCTGGTGGGGATCCTGGCTAGACTCAGCCAAGTCTCGGTCGGCTTCGGTTCTGGAAGCAGTCAAGAATGATCTTACCGAACTAACCACGGTTGTGAAGACGGAGGCAACCAGCGCCACAGAAGCACTTGGTCGTTCGCTCAGTCTCAGTGAACCAGACTCCACAGTAGGGGCTATGAAGAAAAGTTTCAGCTCTTTTCTTGGGCAGGTCACCGAGGCACTGGTACCATCACTAGAGGAAGAAGAGGAGGGCGAAGATGTATTGATTACTCATGAAGGAGCCGACGGATTGACTGGTTTCCACAGACATTTAGCCGAGTTACAATCACTAGAAACTACCTACTTAGAGGAACCGGCCGACGAGCTGAGCGAGAAATACAAACGATGGATGGAGGTGGTTGAGCAAGAGCAATTCACGGAACCAAGATTAGCGCGTCATTTGGCCAGTAGTATGATCTTGAATGACCAATACTGTATGCTAGTACCGAGCAGAGTGGCGCACATGGATTTTTGGAAGAG ATACCTGTTTAAAAAAGCACTACTGGAGGACGCCATCGCAAATGCAGACTTGGCTGATCGGAAGGCCAAAGCGGCAGTAGCTTCCACAGAAACAGTTGCTCCATCAAAAGTTATCGTGCAAACAGATCAACCAAAACGGACAATCGAAGAAG ATATTATTCCAGATGACATCGCCTGGGCAGAAGTACCGGAGTTCGATGCTTCCAATATAGAACTGTCCGAGGAAGAACAGGCTCGTCTGTTGGAAGAGTACGAGCAGGAAATTAAAGAACGCGAAAAAGCGGTCGTTTCGGGGCATATGGAACCGGTCGATGAAGCTTTGCTCGTTCAATCAGACATCGAAAAGACTCCGCAGAAGAAAGTGATCACGGTTACCAGTAAAGTTGCTGGCGGTTCAACTGCAACGAAGAAAGTGTCGTCACAACCACAAAGTGCTAATAGTAGAAACATCAACCAAAAAAATCAGCAGCCACAAAAGGCTGCCAATGCAAAAAACCCCAGCAGGGTTGGAAATAAACAGAAAACTCAAATCAAGCCACAGAAGCAAGAACAACAGAAAGAACTGAAGATGGAGAAGGATCATTTTACAAAAGATGATGTTTCATCATCCAATTCCGACGAAAGCTGGGAAAAAGAGTTTGACTTAGAATGA